In Miscanthus floridulus cultivar M001 chromosome 5, ASM1932011v1, whole genome shotgun sequence, one genomic interval encodes:
- the LOC136449961 gene encoding exocyst complex component SEC15B-like has translation MRRRLPGDAPLSAVGAGHASSASAPSEADLAQLSAAIAAGEDLGPFVRRAFACGRPEPLLASLRGAARDREAEIEELCRAHFHDFIRAVDDLRSLLADADALKGSLSASHSALLSSAAPLLASLESFLAARSLAGNLSSALASSRRCVRLLALAARANAHLQAGNHGLYLALRAVDAIDRDLASGPEPLPLPTLRLMLLSVVPAVRAHAEREISREFSDWMVSIRAASRHLGQVAIGRSAAARQRQEELRSKRRLLEECITLDDDGVGDLDDFAAAAATADAADGAAAASFDLTPLYRAMHINQTLALGERFKKYYLENRKLQLTSDFDVIAATPFLESHQVFFSQIAGFFIVEDRVFRTGGGLTSRPDVDALWDAAVGKMVSVMEDNFSRMQTANHLLLITDYAALLSATMRRYGYPVGMLLDVLAKHRDKYHDLLLADCRRQVAEALAADKFDQMLMRKEYEYSMNVLAFGIQSSDITPAFPYVAPFSCTVPDICRIVRSFIEDSVSFMAHGGGGDTYAAVKKYLGRILSEVVDASIQKLVDSGSGLSVSQAMQVGANMSVMERACEFFTRHAAQLCGVPLRAVERGRRDFPLRRSRDAAEALLLRLLRAKADEFMRQSDGVNWMADDPPPGGNEYANEVIIYLETLTSTAQQILPLPVLRRVLVAVLAHISERIIELFLNDSVKRFNANAVTGIDTDLKMFETFAEGMSSLFVDSGQESAKNEMKGALVEARQLVNLLMSNSPENFLNPVIREKSYNKLDYRKVAIISEKFRDTSESYFSTFGTRGARQNPKKKSLDTLIKRLREAS, from the coding sequence ATGCGGCGCAGGCTCCCCGGCGACGCGCCGCTGTCGGCGGTGGGGGCCGGTCATGCGTCGTCCGCATCCGCGCCGTCCGAGGCGGACCTCGCGCAGCTCTCCGCCGCCATCGCGGCCGGGGAGGACCTGGGCCCCTTCGTGCGCCGGGCCTTCGCGTGCGGCCGCCCCGAGCCGCTGCTCGCCTCGctccgcggcgcggcgcgggaccGCGAGGCCGAGATCGAGGAGCTCTGCCGCGCGCACTTCCACGATTTCATCCGCGCCGTCGACGACCTCCGGTCCCTCCTGGCCGACGCCGACGCGCTCAAGGGCTCCCTCTCGGCGTCCCACTCCGCGCTTCTCTCCTCGGCGGCCCCGCTGCTCGCCTCCCTTGAGTCCTTCCTCGCCGCGCGCTCGCTAGCGGGAAACCTCTCCTCCGCGCTAGCCTCCTCCCGCCGGTGCGTGCGGCTGCTCGCGCTCGCGGCGCGGGCGAACGCGCACCTCCAGGCCGGCAAccatgggctctacctcgccctgCGCGCCGTCGACGCCATCGACCGTGATCTCGCCTCGGGACCCGAGCCGCTGCCGCTACCCACGCTCCGCCTCATGCTGCTCAGCGTCGTCCCTGCGGTGCGCGCGCATGCCGAGCGCGAGATCTCCAGGGAGTTCTCCGACTGGATGGTTAGCATCCGCGCTGCTTCGAGGCACCTCGGCCAGGTGGCCATCGGCCGCTCGGCTGCTGCCAGGCAGCGCCAGGAGGAGCTCCGCTCCAAGCGCCGCCTGCTGGAGGAGTGCATCACCTTGGATGATGATGGAGTTGGTGACCTCGATGATTTTGCGGCAGCTGCGGCAACAGCTGACGCAGCAGATGGTGCTGCTGCGGCCTCTTTTGACCTTACACCGCTCTATCGAGCGATGCATATAAACCAGACGCTGGCGCTGGGTGAGCGGTTCAAGAAGTACTACTTGGAAAACAGGAAGCTGCAGCTAACATCGGACTTTGATGTAATTGCGGCGACGCCATTCCTCGAGTCCCACCAGGTGTTTTTCTCGCAGATTGCTGGGTTCTTTATTGTTGAGGACCGTGTGTTTAGAACAGGGGGTGGGCTCACATCTCGGCCAGATGTAGATGCACTTTGGGATGCCGCAGTGGGGAAGATGGTCTCTGTGATGGAAGACAACTTCTCCAGGATGCAGACAGCAAACCACTTGCTTCTCATCACTGATTATGCTGCTTTGCTTTCTGCCACAATGCGGCGGTATGGTTATCCAGTAGGGATGCTGCTCGATGTGCTGGCTAAGCACAGAGACAAGTACCATGATTTGCTGCTTGCAGATTGCCGTAGGCAGGTGGCAGAGGCACTGGCTGCAGATAAGTTTGATCAGATGCTCATGAGAAAGGAGTATGAGTACTCAATGAATGTCCTTGCGTTTGGAATTCAGAGCTCAGACATCACCCCAGCTTTCCCATATGTTGCACCGTTTTCATGCACTGTCCCAGACATTTGCCGTATTGTTCGTTCATTCATTGAAGATTCTGTGAGCTTCATGGCGCATGGGGGTGGTGGGGATACCTATGCAGCAGTGAAGAAGTACCTTGGTCGTATCCTCTCTGAGGTGGTGGATGCTTCGATTCAAAAGCTTGTGGATTCAGGCAGTGGTCTAAGTGTGTCCCAGGCAATGCAGGTTGGTGCTAACATGTCTGTGATGGAGCGGGCATGCGAGTTCTTCACACGCCATGCTGCGCAACTGTGTGGTGTGCCGCTGCGTGCTGTGGAGCGTGGTCGGCGGGACTTCCCACTTCGCAGGTCACGTGATGCTGCGGAGGCACTCCTGCTGCGGCTTCTGCGTGCCAAGGCTGACGAGTTTATGCGTCAATCTGATGGTGTCAACTGGATGGCTGATGACCCTCCTCCTGGCGGCAATGAGTATGCGAACGAGGTCATCATCTACCTTGAGACGCTCACATCAACTGCACAGCAGATCCTTCCCCTTCCCGTGCTCCGCCGTGTACTTGTGGCAGTGCTTGCCCACATCTCTGAAAGGATCATCGAGCTCTTCTTGAACGATTCAGTAAAGCGGTTCAATGCCAATGCGGTCACTGGTATAGATACTGATCTCAAAATGTTTGAGACATTTGCAGAGGGCATGTCTAGCCTGTTTGTGGACTCAGGTCAAGAATCTGCAAAAAATGAAATGAAGGGTGCACTAGTGGAAGCAAGGCAGCTAGTGAATCTTCTTATGAGCAATAGTCCAGAGAATTTCCTAAATCCAGTGATCCGTGAAAAGAGCTATAACAAGCTAGATTATAGAAAGGTTGCAATCATCTCAGAGAAGTTTAGAGATACCTCAGAGAGTTATTTCTCAACGTTTGGGACAAGGGGTGCCAGGCAGAACCCAAAGAAAAAATCTCTGGATACCCTGATCAAGAGGCTCAGAGAAGCCAGTTAG